In the genome of Streptomyces sp. V2I9, one region contains:
- a CDS encoding UDP-N-acetylmuramoyl-L-alanyl-D-glutamate--2,6-diaminopimelate ligase, which yields MKLSDLMAGQDHHVLRGTPARTDVTAGATFDVDRVAPGSVFAAVPGHAAGGPGSVAPAVARGAVAVLVDEQAPPLPPALGEVCAVRVPDVRKAAAVVASRYFGEPGRAMDLIAITGTNGKTSVSYMTESVLRIAEGARVGVIGTAGSRIGDEHIPMPSSVLTTPESPDLQYLLGHMRDRDTGSVVLEATSMGLLTHRLDRTFIDVGVFTNLTQDHLDDHGTMENYRDAKLRLFQGLCRRAVINADDPVGAGIRELMPDAVTTFALDGDADYRASDLTVDASGTRFTLHHEGRKYPAAIPSPGRFSVSNALATVAACHLLGHSLAGLVDALERMPQIPGRFERLHTPGGTSVIVDYAHSPDSLSKVLTTIRGFARGRVITVFGCGGDRDTTKRAEMGTIAGTHSDLCVLTSDNPRHEDPEAILDQIAPAIASTGTPFERLADRRLAIAAALAEAGPDDIVLIAGKGSEPHQSVRGELLPFSDMATVRELIGG from the coding sequence GTGAAGCTGAGCGACCTCATGGCCGGGCAGGACCACCACGTGCTCCGGGGAACCCCCGCGCGCACGGACGTCACCGCCGGAGCGACCTTCGACGTGGACCGGGTCGCCCCCGGCTCCGTCTTCGCCGCGGTGCCCGGCCACGCCGCCGGCGGGCCGGGCTCCGTCGCCCCGGCCGTCGCACGCGGCGCGGTCGCCGTCCTCGTCGACGAACAGGCGCCCCCGCTGCCCCCGGCGCTGGGCGAGGTGTGCGCCGTACGGGTCCCCGACGTCCGCAAGGCGGCTGCGGTCGTCGCCTCGCGCTACTTCGGTGAACCGGGCCGGGCGATGGACCTCATCGCCATCACCGGCACCAACGGCAAGACGTCCGTCTCGTACATGACCGAGTCGGTGCTCCGGATCGCCGAAGGCGCGCGGGTCGGGGTGATCGGCACCGCGGGCAGCCGCATCGGCGACGAGCACATCCCGATGCCTTCCTCGGTGCTCACCACGCCGGAATCACCCGATCTCCAGTACCTGCTGGGGCACATGCGCGACCGCGACACCGGCAGCGTCGTCCTGGAGGCCACCTCGATGGGGCTCCTGACACACCGGCTGGACCGTACGTTCATCGATGTCGGCGTCTTCACCAACCTGACCCAGGACCACCTCGACGACCACGGCACCATGGAGAACTACCGGGACGCCAAACTCCGCCTCTTCCAAGGGCTGTGCCGCCGCGCCGTGATCAACGCCGACGACCCGGTGGGCGCCGGGATCCGGGAGCTGATGCCCGACGCGGTGACCACGTTCGCGCTGGACGGCGACGCGGACTACCGCGCGAGCGATCTCACCGTGGACGCTTCGGGCACCCGCTTCACCCTGCATCACGAGGGCCGCAAATATCCGGCGGCGATCCCCTCGCCGGGCCGGTTCTCGGTCTCCAACGCGCTGGCCACGGTGGCAGCCTGCCACCTCCTCGGCCACAGCCTGGCCGGCCTGGTCGACGCGCTGGAGCGGATGCCGCAGATCCCCGGCCGCTTCGAACGCCTCCACACGCCCGGAGGCACCTCGGTGATCGTGGACTACGCCCACTCACCGGACTCCCTCAGCAAGGTCCTCACCACGATCCGGGGCTTCGCCCGCGGCCGGGTCATCACCGTCTTCGGCTGCGGCGGAGACCGCGACACCACCAAGCGCGCCGAGATGGGCACGATCGCGGGGACCCACTCCGACCTGTGCGTCCTGACTTCGGACAACCCCCGTCACGAGGACCCCGAGGCCATCCTCGACCAGATCGCCCCGGCCATCGCGTCGACCGGGACACCGTTCGAGCGGCTCGCCGACCGCCGCCTGGCCATCGCCGCGGCCCTGGCGGAAGCGGGGCCGGACGACATCGTGCTCATCGCGGGCAAGGGCAGCGAACCGCACCAGAGCGTCCGGGGCGAACTGCTCCCGTTCAGCGACATGGCGACCGTACGCGAGCTGATCGGCGGCTGA
- a CDS encoding carboxylesterase/lipase family protein has product MDVYTTEAGRVRGRRAARDRGIVTVLGLPYAAPPFGPRRFLEPQPAEPWDGVRDCAAFGPVAPQSAELPGAPLWSPGDEDILTLNIWTPAGGPGDLPVLVWLHGGAYVFGSSAQPDFDGTALAGLGLVVVTLNSRLGFEGFGHVPHADGGPSFPDNRGLLDQIAALEWIRDNIAAFGGSPDRVTLAGQSSGATSAACLAVADRAHGLFRRVVLHSAVNAFATVEQAARTTAEVAAEAGVPADRSGLLAAPPEALVAAADRVCARYAQDPASGQRHYDPAIYGPVIDGALLTADPLEALAAGAGGAVELLVCHTTEECWLLDAVGSRAKITDDDQLARFAADFGLSSAFVEKYRERLPGAPVLDVHLSLASDLLFAEYSSRLAEAHASAGGRAFLARFDRRTGGAGQRVRAWHCADIPFAFGNLHEESVHFLIGGPPGAADEELARRMTGAWADFAAHGDPGWPPLAGPPGPERPAGSGARVRVWRTAEEDAGVEGGTGSDTARRMEEGRPEDVREAGGGCRDLWRTAGLPLLAP; this is encoded by the coding sequence GTGGACGTCTACACGACAGAGGCCGGACGGGTACGGGGGCGGCGCGCCGCGCGGGACCGCGGGATCGTCACCGTACTCGGACTACCGTACGCGGCACCGCCGTTCGGTCCCCGCCGGTTCCTGGAGCCACAGCCGGCGGAGCCCTGGGACGGCGTACGCGACTGCGCCGCCTTCGGGCCCGTCGCTCCCCAGTCGGCCGAACTTCCGGGCGCGCCGCTCTGGTCGCCCGGTGACGAGGACATCCTCACGCTGAACATCTGGACGCCTGCCGGCGGGCCGGGCGACCTGCCCGTGCTGGTCTGGCTCCACGGCGGTGCGTACGTCTTCGGGTCCTCGGCCCAGCCGGACTTCGACGGCACCGCGCTGGCGGGGCTCGGGCTCGTCGTCGTCACACTCAACAGCCGTCTCGGCTTCGAGGGGTTCGGCCACGTCCCCCACGCGGACGGCGGCCCGTCCTTCCCCGACAACCGTGGACTGCTCGACCAGATCGCCGCGCTGGAATGGATCCGCGACAACATCGCGGCGTTCGGCGGCTCCCCGGACCGGGTCACGCTGGCCGGCCAGTCTTCGGGCGCGACCTCCGCCGCCTGCCTGGCAGTGGCCGACCGGGCGCACGGCCTGTTCCGGCGCGTGGTCCTGCACAGCGCCGTCAACGCCTTCGCCACGGTGGAACAGGCGGCCCGCACCACCGCCGAGGTCGCCGCCGAGGCCGGGGTACCCGCCGACCGGAGCGGGCTGCTCGCCGCCCCGCCCGAGGCCCTGGTCGCCGCGGCGGACCGGGTCTGCGCCCGGTACGCGCAGGACCCCGCCTCGGGGCAGCGCCACTACGACCCGGCGATCTACGGCCCGGTGATCGATGGCGCCCTGCTGACCGCCGACCCGCTGGAGGCGCTGGCCGCCGGAGCGGGCGGCGCGGTGGAACTCCTGGTCTGCCACACCACGGAGGAGTGCTGGCTGCTGGATGCGGTCGGCAGCAGAGCGAAGATCACGGACGATGATCAACTGGCCCGGTTCGCCGCTGACTTCGGCCTGTCGTCCGCCTTCGTCGAGAAGTATCGTGAGCGCCTGCCGGGCGCGCCGGTGCTCGACGTCCACCTCTCCCTCGCCTCCGACCTGCTGTTCGCCGAGTACAGCTCGCGCCTCGCCGAGGCCCATGCCTCGGCGGGCGGCCGGGCCTTCCTCGCCCGCTTCGACCGCCGCACGGGCGGCGCCGGGCAGCGGGTGCGCGCCTGGCACTGCGCCGACATCCCGTTCGCGTTCGGCAACCTTCACGAGGAGAGCGTCCACTTCCTGATCGGCGGGCCGCCCGGCGCCGCCGACGAGGAGCTGGCCCGGCGGATGACCGGAGCCTGGGCCGATTTCGCCGCCCATGGCGATCCGGGGTGGCCGCCCCTCGCCGGACCTCCCGGACCCGAGCGACCCGCCGGGAGCGGTGCGAGGGTACGCGTCTGGCGTACGGCGGAGGAGGACGCGGGCGTGGAGGGTGGCACGGGGAGCGACACGGCCCGGCGCATGGAAGAAGGGCGTCCCGAGGACGTGCGGGAGGCCGGGGGCGGCTGCCGTGATCTGTGGCGTACGGCCGGACTACCGCTGCTGGCCCCCTGA
- a CDS encoding SCO7460 family lipoprotein, with the protein MAGSRRRQWRTVMTGVLAGSLVVLMGACGVVGTKDDRRAAEDLAEKHFPGQLKAIGARTLFPGTGGSEVMFAVSGDRDAVVRLRIDTDENERGSCDGKDCVGALTEAVERARQQAEDFRTLESAFDACGYEVVALGPTGTPPYVVAELTNATVTRVLSEIGQCVQRWVTASGPDSTVAKGQGTYVNVVSPAVAEHRNRGKDSWPTLMRLTRSDLLASLTEYTHFSASYEIEAGRVDTTGSAREVRPFRERQKFGETVQSAVKEQLRTTYPRVAVSEYQWIWRLEPGRVDRQTGYVLFCPEPDPRGRCVDSDDAALVTTDEKGVPVGKIRLVHDVRDASGILRLPPY; encoded by the coding sequence ATGGCCGGATCACGCCGCAGGCAGTGGAGAACCGTCATGACCGGTGTGCTGGCGGGTTCGCTGGTCGTCCTCATGGGCGCGTGTGGAGTGGTCGGCACCAAGGACGACCGGCGGGCGGCGGAGGACCTCGCCGAGAAGCACTTCCCCGGTCAGCTCAAGGCGATCGGCGCGCGGACGCTCTTTCCGGGCACGGGCGGCTCGGAGGTCATGTTCGCGGTGAGCGGCGACCGCGACGCCGTGGTCCGGCTCCGCATCGACACGGACGAGAACGAGCGGGGCTCCTGCGACGGGAAGGACTGCGTCGGCGCCCTGACCGAGGCCGTGGAGCGCGCGAGGCAGCAGGCCGAGGACTTCCGTACGCTCGAGTCCGCCTTCGACGCCTGCGGCTACGAGGTCGTCGCACTGGGCCCGACCGGCACCCCGCCCTATGTCGTGGCCGAGCTGACGAACGCCACCGTGACGCGGGTGCTCAGCGAGATCGGGCAGTGCGTCCAGCGGTGGGTCACGGCGAGCGGGCCCGACAGCACCGTGGCGAAGGGGCAGGGAACGTACGTGAACGTGGTCTCCCCCGCCGTGGCGGAACACCGGAACCGGGGCAAGGATTCCTGGCCCACCCTCATGCGGCTGACCCGTTCCGACCTCCTGGCCTCGCTCACCGAGTACACCCACTTCTCCGCGAGTTACGAGATCGAGGCGGGCCGGGTCGACACGACGGGCAGCGCCCGCGAGGTCCGCCCGTTCCGGGAGCGCCAGAAGTTCGGCGAGACCGTGCAGAGCGCGGTGAAGGAGCAGTTGCGCACCACCTATCCGCGGGTGGCCGTGAGCGAGTACCAGTGGATCTGGCGGCTGGAGCCGGGACGGGTGGACCGCCAGACCGGCTACGTCCTGTTCTGCCCCGAGCCGGACCCGCGCGGGCGGTGCGTCGACAGCGACGACGCGGCCCTGGTGACCACGGACGAGAAGGGCGTTCCGGTGGGGAAGATCCGCCTCGTACACGATGTGCGGGACGCCTCCGGAATCCTGCGGCTGCCTCCGTACTAG
- a CDS encoding alpha-lytic protease prodomain-containing protein: MRHATLLRAGLSALLLVGAWAAAGPSSASAAPTESAHLPASTALLTAMQRDFGISESEAVARLADEKAATALEPKAQRAAGSAFGGTWFDAKSRKLVVAVTSASKADAVRATGADVRMVEHSAAQLDAAKARIDALPAPAGVSSWRVDPARSRVVVDVVASERRDNDVRAFVAKARKVGPVTVETTAEAPQTFAAGTVGGDPYYTGNVRCSIGFSVHGGFVTAGHCGGAGQSVRGWDGSAIGNFQGSSFPGNDYAWVNVANGWWTVPVVLGWGTVSDQLVRGSNEAPIGASICRSGSTTRWHCGRVLAKNETVNYSQGAVYQMTKTSVCAEGGDSGGSFISGDQAQGVTSGGWGNCSSGGETWYQPVNEILNRYGLRLHTA, encoded by the coding sequence TTGAGACACGCAACCCTGCTGCGGGCCGGTCTGTCCGCACTCCTGCTCGTCGGAGCCTGGGCCGCCGCCGGCCCCTCGTCCGCCTCCGCCGCCCCCACCGAATCCGCGCACCTCCCCGCCTCCACCGCCCTGCTCACCGCGATGCAGCGCGACTTCGGCATCAGCGAGAGCGAGGCCGTCGCCAGGCTCGCCGACGAGAAGGCGGCCACCGCCCTGGAGCCGAAGGCGCAGCGCGCGGCGGGCTCCGCCTTCGGCGGCACCTGGTTCGACGCGAAGTCCCGCAAGCTGGTCGTCGCCGTCACGAGCGCCTCCAAGGCCGACGCCGTACGGGCCACCGGTGCCGACGTCCGCATGGTCGAGCACTCGGCCGCGCAGCTCGACGCGGCGAAGGCCCGCATCGACGCCCTGCCCGCCCCGGCCGGGGTGAGCAGCTGGCGCGTCGATCCGGCGCGCAGCAGGGTCGTCGTCGACGTCGTGGCGTCCGAGCGGCGTGACAACGATGTCCGTGCCTTCGTGGCCAAGGCCCGCAAGGTTGGTCCCGTGACGGTGGAGACCACCGCCGAAGCGCCGCAGACCTTCGCCGCGGGAACGGTCGGAGGCGACCCGTACTACACGGGCAACGTCCGCTGCTCGATCGGCTTCTCCGTCCACGGCGGCTTCGTCACCGCCGGACACTGCGGCGGTGCGGGCCAGTCCGTGCGCGGCTGGGACGGTTCCGCGATCGGCAACTTCCAGGGCTCGTCCTTCCCCGGAAACGACTACGCCTGGGTGAACGTGGCCAACGGCTGGTGGACCGTGCCGGTCGTCCTCGGCTGGGGGACCGTCTCCGACCAGCTCGTCCGTGGCTCCAACGAAGCGCCGATCGGTGCGTCGATCTGCCGCTCCGGCTCCACCACGCGCTGGCACTGCGGCCGGGTCCTCGCCAAGAACGAGACCGTCAACTACAGCCAGGGCGCCGTGTACCAGATGACCAAGACGAGCGTCTGCGCCGAGGGCGGCGACTCCGGAGGCTCGTTCATCAGCGGCGACCAGGCCCAGGGCGTCACCTCCGGCGGCTGGGGCAACTGCTCCTCCGGCGGGGAGACCTGGTACCAGCCGGTCAACGAGATCCTCAACCGGTACGGGCTGAGGCTGCACACCGCCTGA
- a CDS encoding transglycosylase family protein, producing the protein MAATGRHRRYQPSRINRASLTVTAGGAGIALPLITAASAGAAPSEVWEKVAACESSGNWSVNTGNGYYGGLQFSGSTWAAYGGTEYAPRADLATRDQQIAVAERVLDGQGPGAWPTCSVRAGLSRGGDAPEVSPGTGADAQSAGARPVRAAPQSAPVRPRARPAAATPTHVPGKRDSYTVASGDSLSGIASAQQVRGGWQGLYAANRTVVGDDPDLIHPGQRLSLDGSRTARAGDGRNATKPAREAARGAKKADRPDAEPTKQPPAQAAPKQRTPERAAPKREAPKKEAPKREAPKKERPAPERAVQQSGFSAPVAAGTGTPYRQAGGWSSGYHTGVDFPVPTGTSVKSVAPGRVVSAGWAGAYGYEVVIRHSDGKYSQYAHLSALHVRAGQSVSGGQRIARSGSTGNSTGPHLHFEIRTGPGYGSDVDPLAYLRAGGVRV; encoded by the coding sequence ATGGCCGCGACCGGACGGCACCGCAGATATCAGCCGAGCCGCATCAACCGTGCTTCGCTCACGGTGACGGCGGGAGGCGCGGGCATCGCGCTCCCGCTCATCACCGCGGCGTCGGCCGGGGCCGCGCCGAGCGAGGTCTGGGAGAAGGTCGCCGCCTGCGAGTCCAGCGGCAACTGGTCCGTCAACACGGGCAACGGATATTACGGCGGGCTCCAGTTCAGCGGCTCCACCTGGGCGGCCTACGGCGGCACGGAGTACGCTCCGCGCGCCGATCTCGCCACGCGGGACCAGCAGATCGCCGTCGCCGAGCGGGTACTCGACGGCCAGGGCCCCGGCGCCTGGCCCACCTGTTCCGTACGGGCGGGGCTCAGCCGGGGCGGGGACGCGCCCGAGGTCTCACCGGGTACGGGCGCCGACGCGCAGAGCGCCGGGGCCCGCCCCGTCCGGGCCGCTCCGCAGAGCGCTCCCGTGCGCCCCCGGGCCCGCCCCGCCGCGGCGACCCCCACCCACGTGCCGGGCAAGCGCGACTCGTACACCGTCGCAAGCGGCGACTCCCTCTCCGGCATCGCGTCCGCCCAGCAGGTCCGCGGTGGCTGGCAGGGCCTCTACGCCGCCAACCGCACCGTCGTCGGCGACGACCCGGACCTGATCCATCCCGGACAGCGGCTGAGCCTCGACGGGAGCCGGACGGCCCGGGCGGGCGACGGGCGGAACGCGACGAAGCCGGCGCGGGAAGCCGCGCGCGGGGCGAAGAAGGCGGACCGGCCCGACGCCGAGCCCACGAAGCAGCCGCCCGCGCAGGCCGCGCCGAAGCAGCGGACCCCCGAGAGGGCCGCCCCGAAGCGGGAAGCTCCGAAGAAGGAAGCCCCGAAGCGGGAAGCGCCGAAGAAGGAGCGGCCCGCTCCGGAGCGCGCCGTGCAGCAGTCCGGCTTCAGTGCCCCGGTGGCGGCCGGTACCGGCACCCCGTACCGGCAGGCCGGTGGTTGGTCCAGCGGCTACCACACCGGAGTGGATTTCCCCGTGCCCACCGGGACGTCGGTCAAGTCCGTGGCCCCGGGGCGCGTCGTCTCGGCGGGCTGGGCCGGAGCGTACGGGTACGAGGTCGTCATCCGGCACAGCGACGGCAAGTACAGCCAGTACGCCCATCTTTCCGCGCTCCACGTGCGCGCCGGCCAGTCGGTCTCCGGCGGACAGCGCATCGCCCGCTCCGGCTCCACGGGCAACAGCACGGGCCCGCACCTGCACTTCGAGATCCGTACGGGCCCCGGATACGGCTCCGACGTCGACCCGCTGGCCTACCTGCGGGCAGGCGGCGTCAGGGTCTGA
- a CDS encoding DMT family transporter, which yields MVYMSSLALSVLLSLVSAVAYAAGAIIQERVAATGDNSSRALLRTGVWWVAVALNGAGAVLHVVALAYGPLSLVQPLGALTIVFALPMAALFVGRRAGAVAWRGALMATAGLGGLLALTGNAEPHSLDGPEQVLLASVTFGALGALVVFARTLRRPVLRSIVLATGAGGAFGMASVFTKTVAVEWTSGPVRSGALPLLAIAGLAAAGLFLSQAAYRGAGLTAPLATVTVVNPVVAAAIGITLFGEHFRLGVPGTVLALCCGALAIAGLIMLTRERLHREHAEEVRAGAACSGIRRAVPVDAPGAEEAVREPEGSGGGRTSPPPSVPGPPGERRPAVRGSSPLPPGQAVPQVQFGAPEPHPRRMRTGATLRRPSAERTVQTLTPPARR from the coding sequence GTGGTGTACATGAGTTCCCTTGCGCTGTCCGTGCTGCTGTCACTGGTCTCCGCGGTCGCCTACGCGGCCGGGGCGATCATCCAGGAGCGCGTGGCGGCGACCGGGGACAACTCCTCGCGCGCCCTGCTGCGCACCGGTGTGTGGTGGGTCGCCGTCGCGCTCAACGGAGCCGGCGCGGTCCTGCACGTGGTGGCGCTCGCCTACGGCCCTCTCAGCCTGGTCCAGCCGCTCGGGGCGCTGACGATCGTCTTCGCCCTCCCGATGGCGGCCCTGTTCGTCGGGCGTCGGGCGGGGGCGGTCGCCTGGCGTGGCGCGTTGATGGCGACGGCGGGGCTCGGCGGGCTGCTGGCGCTCACGGGGAACGCGGAGCCGCACTCGCTGGACGGCCCTGAACAGGTGCTGCTGGCGTCGGTGACGTTCGGGGCCCTCGGGGCCCTGGTCGTGTTCGCGCGAACGCTGCGGCGACCGGTCCTGCGCAGTATCGTCCTGGCGACGGGTGCGGGCGGGGCGTTCGGTATGGCCTCGGTGTTCACCAAGACCGTGGCCGTCGAGTGGACGTCCGGTCCGGTGCGCTCCGGCGCGCTGCCACTGCTGGCGATCGCCGGTCTGGCGGCGGCGGGGCTGTTCCTGTCCCAGGCCGCCTACCGGGGCGCGGGGCTCACGGCTCCGCTCGCGACGGTGACGGTGGTCAACCCGGTGGTGGCCGCCGCGATCGGCATCACGCTGTTCGGCGAGCACTTCCGTCTCGGTGTTCCGGGCACGGTCCTCGCCCTCTGCTGCGGGGCGCTGGCCATCGCCGGTCTGATCATGCTGACCAGGGAGCGGCTGCACCGGGAGCACGCCGAGGAGGTGCGGGCGGGCGCGGCGTGCTCCGGCATCCGGCGCGCGGTCCCGGTCGACGCCCCCGGTGCGGAGGAAGCCGTGCGCGAGCCGGAGGGATCCGGAGGGGGGCGCACCTCACCGCCGCCGAGCGTACCCGGGCCCCCGGGGGAACGACGGCCCGCGGTGCGCGGGTCGTCGCCGCTGCCGCCGGGTCAGGCGGTGCCTCAGGTGCAGTTCGGTGCGCCGGAACCGCACCCGCGCCGCATGCGCACCGGGGCCACGCTGCGCCGCCCTTCCGCCGAGCGGACGGTTCAGACCCTGACGCCGCCTGCCCGCAGGTAG
- a CDS encoding (2Fe-2S)-binding protein, with protein sequence MDLVLLASVGGFFALRTTPVPGGGHQPLEQLYAGGNGPLAARVEKVSARLAAPERRVAASIAHLGLAARLWSLAVGPAALFGRVPALTPGLLHWDPLATSPDDLWLAGTEELPGTADSVREQIQYGHLVPLAEAFRRDGNISPRLLWGNAGSALAGAVRELLAFARVHDRPDVAARARALAAELFDDEALRGTGAPHGPAFRRRSCCLYWRCPGGGLCGDCVFDRAPGSPATGR encoded by the coding sequence GTGGATCTGGTGCTACTGGCGTCGGTGGGCGGGTTCTTCGCGTTGCGAACCACGCCGGTGCCGGGCGGCGGCCACCAGCCGCTGGAGCAGCTGTACGCCGGCGGGAACGGCCCACTGGCCGCGCGGGTCGAGAAGGTCTCGGCGCGCCTCGCGGCCCCCGAGCGCAGGGTCGCCGCCTCGATCGCCCATCTCGGCCTGGCCGCCAGGCTCTGGTCCCTCGCCGTCGGCCCGGCAGCGCTCTTCGGGCGCGTTCCCGCCCTGACGCCCGGCCTCCTGCACTGGGACCCGCTGGCCACCTCGCCCGACGACCTGTGGCTCGCGGGGACGGAGGAGCTGCCCGGAACGGCGGACAGCGTCCGCGAGCAGATCCAGTACGGGCATCTGGTGCCGCTGGCCGAGGCGTTCCGGCGGGACGGGAACATCTCCCCGCGGCTCCTGTGGGGCAACGCGGGGTCCGCGCTGGCCGGGGCCGTACGCGAACTCCTCGCGTTCGCACGCGTCCATGACCGGCCGGACGTGGCCGCGCGGGCGCGTGCGCTGGCGGCCGAACTCTTCGACGACGAGGCACTGCGCGGGACCGGGGCCCCGCACGGCCCGGCGTTCCGGCGGCGCAGCTGCTGCCTGTACTGGCGCTGTCCCGGCGGTGGGCTGTGCGGGGACTGCGTGTTCGACCGGGCACCCGGATCACCCGCTACGGGCCGGTAG
- a CDS encoding STAS domain-containing protein, with protein MLSSPNEDRAVRVLTRRERGALVITVSGDLDIDSVGPLSEALATAADAPSGPVVVDLSGVNFADSTMVNVLLQGHTALGDRMRLAAPSPFMRRLIGMIGLDSALPVLPSVDHAIDAVLPS; from the coding sequence GTGCTTTCATCGCCCAACGAAGACAGAGCCGTCAGAGTCCTCACCCGACGGGAGCGGGGTGCTCTGGTCATCACGGTGTCGGGCGACCTCGACATCGACAGTGTCGGCCCGCTGAGTGAGGCTCTCGCCACGGCGGCCGACGCCCCCTCCGGTCCGGTGGTCGTGGACCTCTCGGGCGTGAATTTCGCGGACTCGACGATGGTGAACGTCCTCCTCCAGGGGCACACCGCGCTGGGTGACCGGATGCGCCTCGCCGCCCCGTCCCCCTTCATGCGGCGGCTGATCGGCATGATCGGTCTCGACAGCGCCCTCCCGGTGCTGCCGTCGGTCGACCACGCCATCGACGCCGTACTGCCGTCCTGA
- a CDS encoding MarR family winged helix-turn-helix transcriptional regulator: MPHRGFRPSSRQQASADAVAASELLEVLWGRGQESAASGTVSPSQLRALLVIEKHEGTNLRALGEALGSRAPSVSRLCDRMEAMGLVKRAPSPSSRREVELRLSLRGRALLEEYRALRARELNAVLERMDPAALAALTDGLAAFHAAASERLSPNGDAASPPLRDDVADSA, from the coding sequence ATGCCCCACCGAGGATTCCGCCCGAGCAGCCGCCAACAGGCGTCCGCCGACGCTGTCGCCGCCTCGGAACTGCTGGAAGTGCTCTGGGGCCGGGGTCAGGAATCCGCCGCCTCGGGAACCGTGTCGCCGTCGCAGCTCCGGGCGCTGCTCGTCATCGAGAAGCACGAAGGGACGAACCTGCGGGCGCTGGGTGAGGCCCTGGGTTCGCGCGCCCCGTCCGTCAGCAGGCTCTGCGACCGGATGGAGGCGATGGGACTCGTCAAGCGGGCGCCCAGCCCGTCCAGCCGGCGCGAGGTGGAACTGAGACTGAGTCTGCGGGGACGGGCGCTTCTCGAAGAGTACCGGGCCCTGCGCGCCCGTGAGCTCAACGCGGTGCTGGAGCGGATGGATCCCGCCGCGCTCGCCGCGCTCACGGACGGCCTCGCGGCCTTCCACGCGGCGGCTTCGGAGCGCCTCTCCCCGAACGGGGACGCCGCCTCCCCGCCGCTCCGCGACGATGTCGCCGACAGCGCCTAG
- a CDS encoding PP2C family protein-serine/threonine phosphatase has product MKRRTDIEAAVRAAAPHALLATLRTEIISAYGALAVDLHLADYGLRVLTPLDRPDENEPLSLHNSPEGRAFGSQEPREQQVRHDDAVDHHLPVTVRGERLGILTVRLPQALSTPELVGELARLADLLGHEILVAERDTDLYQRARRTTRLTLAAEMQWQLLPARACTAAEFAIGAQLEPAYAIHGDNFDWAADADELTLAVTNGMGEGIQASLLTNLAVNALRNARRAGVGIADQAALADQAIYDQHRGASHVSTLLLRFELATGRVGVVDAGSPQLWMQRGRAVHRVELEAQLPLGMFEESQYAVQEFHVEPGDRLLLFSDGVYDTVSPQGEVYGDRMLARAIQSTRLLPAATVPRALLAELAEYRRKETPDDALVLCLDWYGRQEG; this is encoded by the coding sequence GTGAAGAGAAGAACGGACATCGAGGCCGCCGTGAGGGCGGCCGCGCCGCACGCCCTGCTGGCCACCTTGCGCACCGAGATCATCAGCGCCTACGGGGCCCTCGCGGTGGATCTGCACCTCGCCGATTACGGCCTTCGGGTCCTCACACCCCTGGACCGGCCCGACGAGAACGAGCCGCTGTCCCTTCACAACAGTCCCGAGGGCAGGGCCTTCGGCAGCCAGGAGCCCCGCGAGCAGCAGGTCCGGCACGACGACGCCGTGGACCACCACCTGCCCGTGACCGTCCGGGGCGAACGGCTCGGCATCCTCACGGTCCGGCTGCCCCAGGCGCTGTCCACCCCGGAGCTGGTCGGCGAACTGGCCCGCCTGGCCGACCTGCTGGGCCACGAGATCCTGGTCGCCGAGCGGGACACCGACCTGTACCAGCGCGCCCGGCGCACCACGCGCCTCACCCTCGCCGCCGAGATGCAGTGGCAGCTGCTGCCCGCCCGCGCCTGCACCGCCGCCGAGTTCGCGATCGGGGCGCAGCTGGAGCCCGCGTACGCCATCCACGGCGACAACTTCGACTGGGCCGCCGACGCCGACGAGCTGACCCTCGCGGTGACCAACGGCATGGGCGAGGGCATACAGGCATCCCTGCTCACCAACCTCGCCGTCAACGCCCTGCGCAACGCCCGCCGGGCCGGCGTCGGCATCGCGGACCAGGCGGCCCTCGCCGACCAGGCCATCTACGACCAGCACCGGGGCGCTTCCCACGTCTCCACCCTGCTGCTCCGTTTCGAGCTGGCGACCGGGCGGGTCGGCGTCGTCGACGCGGGGTCGCCCCAGCTGTGGATGCAGCGCGGCCGTGCGGTCCACCGGGTCGAGCTGGAGGCCCAGTTGCCGCTCGGCATGTTCGAGGAGTCGCAGTACGCGGTCCAGGAGTTCCACGTGGAGCCCGGCGACCGCCTGCTGCTGTTCAGCGACGGCGTCTACGACACGGTGTCCCCGCAGGGCGAGGTGTACGGGGACCGGATGCTGGCGCGCGCCATCCAGTCCACCAGGCTCCTCCCGGCCGCCACCGTCCCGCGCGCCCTGCTCGCCGAACTGGCGGAGTACCGGAGGAAGGAAACGCCCGACGACGCGCTGGTCCTCTGCCTGGACTGGTACGGCAGGCAGGAGGGCTGA